Sequence from the Ochrobactrum vermis genome:
GCCGCAAGCCACACCGCGGCAGAAATCCACCTCGAAACCGGCCCATTTGCCACTGGCATCCAGCGTGCTCATGCCGGTTTGAACCCCGGTGGAAACACCGCAATTGAGCTCTCCGCGCGCCTTGATGGCGCCCACGGTATCTACCTTCTGTGCATTTGCACTGCCTGCAACAGCAAAAACAGCGACGACGCCAAAGGTAAGCTTTTGAATTGATTTGAGCATTCCCGTCCTCCCAATGTTGAATTCTGGCATGAGCCTTGCGGTAGTCGGCGATGTCAACACCAAGATGAAGCCAGCCCCCGCCAAAACTCCGTAAGCGATGGCTATTCACAAAGCATATAACATGTTATATATCAAGTTAAATTTATCGACCTCGAGGCTGGAATAAAGCTGAAACGAATTTCCATCGGGCAGCACCAAGCCAGGCTTCAGGCAAATTTCAGGAGTGGAAATTGAACCTCGTCACATTCACGGCAGATGGCCGCAACTATTGGGGGGCGGCTGTCGATAGCGGAGTGCTTGCACTGTCCGAGGAGTTTCCGCAGTGGGCGACCCTGCGCAACGTCGTAGCTGCCAATGCTATACAACAGGTTATCGAAGCTGCCCGGTCGCGCCAGCCCAGCCACCTCGATGGCACCTATACGTTACAGATGCCGGTTCCCGATCCCGGCAAGATCATCTGCGTTGGCGTAAACTTCCCCGACCGCAATGCCGAATATAAGGACGGACAGGCTGCGCCCGCGAATATGTCGTTATTCCCGCGCTTTGCCAGCAGCTTCACCGGTCACGATTCGGCTCTGATCCGCCCTGCGGAAAGTGAACAACTCGACTATGAGGGCGAGATCGCGATTGTCATCGGTAGGGGCGGCCGCCGCATTCCACAGGAAGAAGCGCTAAGCCACGTAGCAGCTCTCACTTTATGCAATGAGGGCACCATCCGCGACTGGACGCGTCACGCCAAGTTCAATGTGACGCAAGGCAAGAACTGGCAGTCGTCGGGCAGCATGGGGCCATGGCTTGTCCCTTTCACCGATGCGGCCCAGATACGCGACATCGGCCTTATTACGCGCGTCAATGGCGAGGTGCGCCAGCAAGACCGCACCAGCCGGATGTTGTTCCCCGTCGCCCGCCAGATCGCTTACATCTCGACCTTCACCGCGCTTGAACCGGGCGACATCATCGTGACAGGCACCCCCACTGGTGCAGGCGCAAGGTTTGATCCGCCCATCTGGCTGCGGCCCGGCGATATCGTTGAAATCGAAGCGGAAGGCATCGGCCTGCTGCGCAACGGAGTAGCGGACGAATGAAATCGCATGAGATCCAGGAAGCAGCAGACGCTCTTTTTGAGGCCGAAACCAGTGGCCACCAGATCGGTCTTCTATCGCTGCAATATCCCCAGCTCGACCTTGAAGGCGCCTATGCCGTGCAGGCCGCACTCATTGAACGCAAACGTTCGGCTGGGCGAAAAGTTATCGGCTGGAAGATTGGGCTGACTTCACGCGCCATGCAGCAGGCGCTCAACATCACGACGCCGGATTCCGGAGTGCTTCTCGATGATATGCTGTTTGATGACGGCGCACAAATTCCAGCCGGGCGGTTCATTCAGCCCCGTATTGAGGCTGAGATCGCCTTCATCATGAATGCGTCCCTCAAAGGCCAGCATGTCACGCGCGAGGATGTGTTGGTGGCGACAGAATTCGTAGCTCCCAGCCTAGAAATTCTTGATACCCGCATTCTACGTGTAGACCCTGCAACAGGAAAGGCGCGTATTATCACTGACACGATCAGCGACAACGCCGCAAATGCGGGCATTGTATTGGGCAAACAACGTCATGCTGTCGACGCTTTCGATTTACGCTGGATCGGCGCTATCGTGAAACGTGACGGTATAGTCGAGGAAACCGGGCTCGGAGCCGGCGTTTTGAATGACCCAGTGACCGGCATAGTATGGCTGGTTCACCGACTGGCTCAATACGATCAAGGAATAGAAGCGGGGCAGATATTGCTCTCCGGCTCATTCATCCGTCCGATGGAAGCGCCTCTCGGCAGCGTCTTCGAAGCCGACTTTGGCTCTTTTGGCAGTGTTTCATTAAAGTTCTGAGGTTTCCAGATGCCCGCACCTTCCAATCATTTCAAACATCGTCTCAAGGCAGGAAAATGCCTGCATGGCATTTGGCTTGGCTTTGCCGATCCGTACGCAACCGAAATGGCCGCCACTGCTGGCTTCGACTGGTTACTGATTGACGGCGAACACGCGCCAAACGACATCCGCTCAATGATGGCGCAGCTTGCCATTCTTGATGGAAAGGAAAGCGCCGCTGTAGTCCGCTTACCGGATGACGACCCAACGCGCATCAAGCAGGCGCTCGATATTGGCGCGCAGAACCTTCTGATCCCCATGATCGAAAGTGCTGAACAGGCAGAGCGCTGCATCCGCGCTGCACATTATCCACCCAAGGGGTTCCGCGGAGTTGGATCTGCCTTGGCGCGCGCTTCCAAATTCGGCGACATCACCGACTATCTTGCCACGGCGAATGACGAGGTCCTCGTCCTTTTACAGGTCGAAAGCATGCGCGGTCTCGATGCTCTCGACAACATTCTCGCTCTTGACGGTGTAGACGGCATCTTTATCGGCCCGTCGGACCTGGCTGCCGATATGGGGTATCTGGGCAATGTTTCAGCGCCACGGGTACGCGAGGCGGTGCTGGATGCGTTGCGGCGTATACGCGCCGCGGGACGCATCGCGGGCGTTCTTTCTGCCGACGCCGCGCTCATACAAGATTGCAAGATGGCCGGTGCTAACTTTGTTGGCGTTGGCATCGACGTCAGCCTGTTCACGAAAGCCTTGAGAACACTTGCGGCTCAATATCGTTCTTAACTGAAACTTTTCGGTCACGTGCCGGCCTGGATTGTGATCGTCAGTTCAATTACGGTTCTGGTCATCCGGGCGGGCAAACGGCCACTGCTGGGACCCGGATGTCATCCGATTCGGTTTCGCTGTGCGTAATTGCAGACGTAATGACTCTTTTGGTAGCGCAATTTTGGGAAACTGAAAACGCTTTTCTTGTAAGCAAGCAATAGCCCTAGCAAACGGGCCTTTCTCGTTATGTTGACAAATGGGGCTTCCAAAATAAGACGGTGAGCGAGAAGTTCGCGAAGTTGGTAGCGGCTACTCACAAGCCATTACCGTGACATCGCCTACTCGGAATCTCAATTTACGAATCTTGCTTTGCCCTAGCTGTCGCGTGGCGCTATCGATTCCACATTGGCTTGCTTTCACGTGAAGATACTGCGTTTTTGACGGTTGGATCGCTTTATCCACGAAGTATATTTACAACGCTTGTTGGTTAATTTTGAAAGGCTGGTTGCATGAATCATTGCTGTGTGCCGAATGACGCCGCACCGGTTCTGGAAACAGAACGGTTGATTTTGAGCGGGCATGAGGCTGGGGATTTCGGCCGACTTGTAGACGTCTGGGCGGAGCCTTCCGTCGTAGAACATATTTCCGGTAAACCATCTACACCTCGGGAAACATGGATGCGCCTCCTGGCCTATAAGGGGCTGTGGCCGCTTCTGGGATTCGGGTATTGGGCCATCCGCGAAAAGACGACGAGTCTTTATGTCGGAGATCTGGGTTTTGCTGATTTTCACCGAGACGTGAATCCGCCGTTACGAGGCATTCCGGAGGCTGGATGGGTGCTTTCGCCCTCTGCGCGCGGAAGAGGTTATGCATCTGAAGCACTTAGTGCCGCTTTGGCCTGGCTGGAAGCGCAGAACCGATTCGAACGCAGCGTCTGTCTGATCTCATCCGACAATCTACCATCCATTCGCGTGGCAGATAAAGCCGGCTACTCTGATGGCAAAACCGTATTGATGAACGGTACAGAGACGTTGTGCTTTTCCCGGACACTCAAAGGCTGCGAAAGGTAAATTGTTTTTTCTAATGATCGCTGATTAAGATCGCCGCCACTGATGACACTCTTCCTGAACGTTTCGCTTGGCCTACTGGAGCAGCCGTTCCAGGTTAATCGCGATCAGCGCAATAGCTGCGTGAAAACTGGTCAAAGCCAATCGAGCCGATCCAACTGGCCTGCGGCATCAAAAGCTAGGGGATCAGTTGCAATTTTTCGTCAACATTGCGGAGTTCTCCTTCTAACTTTCAACACACTGGGAATTTTCGATGTTCAAAGGCCATTATTTCGATGATTCCGTCATCGTTTCGCACGTGCGATGGTACATTGCTCGCAATTTAAGTCTAAGTAACCTGAAGGAGACGATGGCGGAACGCGGACTGAGCCAAATTGTCGTTGAAGGCTCCCAGAGCCAGACGGCAAACTTCTTACTAGCCTTAGACAGGTTTAAACACCCGCGCATGTTTGAGAAGTTCTGGCACTCTACTGGTGTAAACATATTGCAGCTGCCGTCACTGGCATCCCGAACCTGAACGAAGAAGTCACTCCCACTACTCCCAGATGCGCTCTCAGCTTAGAGAAAGCTTTTATGGCAATGACGATATCGCCACCTTCAACGACGGGTGCCGGGAGGTCTAGCGCTCAATTTGGCGATTATCGTGCAACGACTAATCACCACGCATCCGGTTCACGGACCATATGGATGATATTGGCTGGACTGGTAATCCAGCCGCCCTTGAATCCCTCCGGCAGCTTCTCGATAGCATCGCAGCGGACGACGCCAGCACGAGACAAATGGACGGCCGCATCATCGAAGCGGTCGGTAAACAGCTCCAGCCAGACCTCGGCTTGACTCAATTCCGGCGCCTCAGCGACCCAGAGTTTGTTAGGGCCGAACTCGAAGCCGACGTCCGGCAGCTTTTCGGTAATCGGTTTAAGCCCGATGGTATCCCTGTAGAACGCGATCATCGCCTCATATTGGTGAGGCGGCACCTTGATGGCGATATCGATACCGCCATAGAGTTTGGCTGTCATGTCCTCTCCTTTTCAGTCGCTACCTTCGGGGTGCATATGGGCGGGCTGAGCGCCGGCTCGCCCCCAAGCTCTGATTGGTAATAGCCTTCGCGCAGG
This genomic interval carries:
- a CDS encoding GNAT family N-acetyltransferase, yielding MPNDAAPVLETERLILSGHEAGDFGRLVDVWAEPSVVEHISGKPSTPRETWMRLLAYKGLWPLLGFGYWAIREKTTSLYVGDLGFADFHRDVNPPLRGIPEAGWVLSPSARGRGYASEALSAALAWLEAQNRFERSVCLISSDNLPSIRVADKAGYSDGKTVLMNGTETLCFSRTLKGCER
- a CDS encoding fumarylacetoacetate hydrolase family protein, whose amino-acid sequence is MNLVTFTADGRNYWGAAVDSGVLALSEEFPQWATLRNVVAANAIQQVIEAARSRQPSHLDGTYTLQMPVPDPGKIICVGVNFPDRNAEYKDGQAAPANMSLFPRFASSFTGHDSALIRPAESEQLDYEGEIAIVIGRGGRRIPQEEALSHVAALTLCNEGTIRDWTRHAKFNVTQGKNWQSSGSMGPWLVPFTDAAQIRDIGLITRVNGEVRQQDRTSRMLFPVARQIAYISTFTALEPGDIIVTGTPTGAGARFDPPIWLRPGDIVEIEAEGIGLLRNGVADE
- the hpaH gene encoding 2-oxo-hept-4-ene-1,7-dioate hydratase; its protein translation is MKSHEIQEAADALFEAETSGHQIGLLSLQYPQLDLEGAYAVQAALIERKRSAGRKVIGWKIGLTSRAMQQALNITTPDSGVLLDDMLFDDGAQIPAGRFIQPRIEAEIAFIMNASLKGQHVTREDVLVATEFVAPSLEILDTRILRVDPATGKARIITDTISDNAANAGIVLGKQRHAVDAFDLRWIGAIVKRDGIVEETGLGAGVLNDPVTGIVWLVHRLAQYDQGIEAGQILLSGSFIRPMEAPLGSVFEADFGSFGSVSLKF
- a CDS encoding VOC family protein; amino-acid sequence: MTAKLYGGIDIAIKVPPHQYEAMIAFYRDTIGLKPITEKLPDVGFEFGPNKLWVAEAPELSQAEVWLELFTDRFDDAAVHLSRAGVVRCDAIEKLPEGFKGGWITSPANIIHMVREPDAW
- a CDS encoding aldolase/citrate lyase family protein; translation: MPAPSNHFKHRLKAGKCLHGIWLGFADPYATEMAATAGFDWLLIDGEHAPNDIRSMMAQLAILDGKESAAVVRLPDDDPTRIKQALDIGAQNLLIPMIESAEQAERCIRAAHYPPKGFRGVGSALARASKFGDITDYLATANDEVLVLLQVESMRGLDALDNILALDGVDGIFIGPSDLAADMGYLGNVSAPRVREAVLDALRRIRAAGRIAGVLSADAALIQDCKMAGANFVGVGIDVSLFTKALRTLAAQYRS